The stretch of DNA GTTGTGTTACGTGGCGGTTAGCAGCTTAGGCCATTGACTCATCTTTGTCTCCAGCTCAGAAAGGTAGAGTTACCTTTGGGTAGCATCTTCTTACACTTACACTTCCACGGCTATTATACGATAGTCTAACGGGGAAGGACCGAATTGCATAAATAAATGCATGGGCATTTTATTTGGCGTGATTTCTCCTAGTAGGCTCACGCCTggaacacactggctgcgaagcacaGCCTTTTTCCTTTCGCcacccatgttatcaaattggACCGGCCATACAGGCTGCAAAGcgctctgcagcgatcgttttgGCAACTGGTCTAATTTTTCTGCGAGCCTCTTGCAAATTCAGCTGCAGGACGATAAAACATGTTATGTATGTACATAATTACCAAGAATACGCTTGAAACACGGTCGACATGAAAGCCAGCGGCTACGTTTACTGAACATGAATTCAAACAACAACAGGCATGCACAATCACATAGCTAGGCCTTACTAATCCTAAATCCTAACAGAACTCCAATGCGCCATCATGTGGCTGCTCCAAATACTACAATTTAAAACACACCATTTTCTTTGGTATATTtgaattaaccctcgtgctgccttcgggtcacatgacccaaaggttcataacgaaccatcgttgtgtttacccaattttacccaatacaacaacaaattaaaataattttcttttaacctttgcaatgtggggggtctgagacagcctagctgttaaaagaaaatgcttcactttgtctttgtatgcggtatatttgtcgcaatacgacggtgggtcacaatgactgatgggtcagaatgacccgaagataacacaagggttaaaaaaacatgttattatgaATTTATGTTAgttgtaggctaggctacagCCTATCACTCAAGACCTAACTTCACTACGCTGGTAACAAACGGCCAACCATTTGTTTACACCGATAAAAACTAATTCAAAAttttttaacatttacattttaaaaaccCTGATTGATGATGGTGTTTGCGGTCCAGCCAACATATTAGTCAGTTATTTCTAAACAGTGTGTTTAAGAGCAAGATAGATGAGCTGGCATACACTCAAGCAGAAGAGACACCAAAACCTTACATAACAAACCAGCAGAAACATTTTGGAAGACTGACGGCGCAAAGTCATGAACGCATCGAAGTTGAGTAatatcagagaatgtctaatatggggagacTATATGTCTATGGGGAGAActcccactctcgggaaacttccgggttctgcagttccactctagttccgtatgagggcgctaacggtcgagtgcagaatgaatggaggtctatggagctatacccctcaaaatccacttttctcaggatataattctttgtttagtaatttgaatgttgaattcaATAGGGGAGGcccaaaaaatacacactgctgggttttagatttttttttaagtcgccTTTTGTTCtacaaagccttttaaaatgtcatgacgtcatacacattgtacgcaCGGCCAGAGATATCgcattacggcaagctctggtcacttccttttttctctcgaggcatcgacaacactgacaggttaggctctgtcaatacacatgctagaaagagttttggcttgctaatgttgttgctaatgttgctaatgctctgacattctgattccacttcggatgccatcaagcaggatctctggtcgtagtcagtccttcactaaccaatcagcattcattagcagaatgctagcgtgttatgggcaacatcGACTCaacctgtaagaaatcgaaaggacataagtactcgttcattcaaatgtttacctataatccatgttgaacatgcaaaaactacaatcaaatctgagatttctcaacaaaAATCAGGTGAACGGCAGGCAGCACAGACATATTCCTCTCAGTTGGATTTTAGCACAACAGTGATGGAACTTTCTGAGGCAGCTGTCACAGCCAACCTGGGATTTTGGATAAACATTAAGATTAATTTGTGGAATGATAATGAATGATCAAACATTAGGAATGGCAACaactgtcactgtcacctataataacattactacttatacaaagaaataccaatgcttcattataaatgtgtccagtagtgaaaaaagtattgtattcaataccagttgacaagctattacccagttagtgtcgccatccagattgtccacatccccgcatagttggggtgtgtcagatcttatagccccaagatatgggggggagggaggatttcggcaggtatgaaaaacagtgttgccaaaatacTACTCCCCTTCTAACGTTTACATTTTTGCAACTAGTATCAAAAGCTTTTTATGGCACACTTtacagggcatgaggagccaccCAAATATTTTTGGGGTGTGTCAAATGTTATAATCCCAAaatatgagggggggaggatttcggcaggtataaaaaacagtgttgccaaaatcctaatccccttctaacttttacatttatgcaactaGTATCAAAAGCTTTTTATGGCACACTCTACAGGGCATTAGGAGCAACCAAATAATTTTGGGGGGTGTCAGATCTTATAGTCCCAAgatatgagggggggaggatttcggcaggtatgaaaaacagtgttgccaaaatcctactccccttctaacttttacatttatgcaactagtatcaaaagctttttatggcacactctacagggcatgagccaccaaaataatttggggggggtgtcagatattatagtcccaagatatggggggggggaggatttcggcaggtagGATGttatccaccatcatccctgtgcccaaaaagccaagaccaacaggacataatgactacagacccgtcgccctgacctctgtggtaatgaagtattttgagcgcctggtgctggcacacctcaaatccatcacagaccccctcctggaccccctgcagtttgcctacagtttgcctacagagccaaaaggtctgtggacgacccagttaacatggccctccacttcaccctacagcacctggactccccaacatcctacgccaggatcctgtttgtggacttcagctctgccttcaacaccatcatccccgccctgcttcaggacaagctctcccagctgaacgtgcctgattccacctgcaggtggatcatagacttcctgtctgacaggaagcagtgtgttaagctgggaacacacgtctctgactcccggtccatcagcaccagatctcctcagggctgcgtcctttcccctctgctcttctccctgtacaccaacagctgctctTCCAGTCATCCATCCGTCAAACTCGAAGttggcggacgacaccaccctcattgggctcatctctgattacagctgggaagctgacaacctggtgacctggtgcagccagaacaacttagagctcaatgctcttaagacagtggagatggttgtggacttcaggaagaatacagccccattcacccccatcaccctgtgcgactccccagtcaacactgtggagtccttccgcttcctgggcactatcctctcccaggacctcaagtgggaactgaacatcagctccctcaccaagaaagcacaacagaggatgtacttcctacagcagcgaaagaaattcaacctgccaaatacaatgatggtgcacttctacacagccatcattgagtccatcctcacctcctccatcaccatctggtacgctgctgccaaggacaagagcagactgcagcgtatcatccgcactgctgagaaggtgatcggctgcaatctgcctaccctcaaagacctgcacacctagaggaccctgaggcgagcaaggaagattgtgaacacactctgtttcagccactcccctccggcagaaggctgcggtccatcaggacccaGGGGCGCCACCAGGAATTTCGGGCCCCATGGCAAAAATTcaaagtgcccccccccccccccacacacacacacacacacacgcaaatcgcAAATCGGACATGTGACGTGTCGCGGTTGGcaccctctgctggtagtgcgggagggttaattaatggattgCTTCTTGGAGTTCGATAGTAatggggagactggggtgctgctgactcatctgttgttaagcctgttaaaaggggcagggagtcgggacaatgatttaatctgaatatcttgctaaatgtttccctgcactgattaaatgttgatgaaatgtaggctaacactgtacccagctaacaaaatgacttccccaggacgtccctttttagctgggtagctagatagcttatatagacattaaaccaacaggttattgtgtacctctgcaaaccagggttatcaaatgagaatgggcaaattcgaggcatcttacagcaacggggctacagccattgcgatacatccattgtaaacattggcGCATGGTgctgcccctccgctcctcattagcatttaaagctacagacaccaaaacagcgcgttctgaggaaagctccttgtgggactgctagtagtggctgtaattctgcaccaaggctgaatttcgggaaagagacttctgatacagtattaggggaccactaaggcctatataaaagaatccaaaaacagcatgtcatgtcacctttaaggaacagtgtgaaatacccaaaaaacccagtcaatcacccctttaaaaggtatgttaaaaaaattaaatgacATTTTCATAGCCTTATTGTATTACCAGTAGCAGCTCAAAACCCATATAATTaagttttttttataaaatgtatattgagcagaattaagttcagcCTATTGGTTcggcccaccacacacaccacaatttctcatgtggcccttcgggaaaattaattgcccacccctggCCTAGTGGGTAAACAGTATTCAACATGCGGATAAAACAAAGCAATATTCTGCATATTTTCAGTCAAATAAACAAAACTAGAACATTTGATGAATGTTTACTAGGGAAATGAAGTATTTTGGTATGAGAGTGCGCTCTAGTGGCTAGGTATAATTTGTTTATCTACCGTAATTTTCGGACTATAAGGCGCACCTGAATATAAGCCGCAGCAGCTAAATTGAATGATGTGTACATATATAAGCCGCACTGGACTATAAGCCGCAGGAGTTTTAATGTTTAATTACCATATGTAAGGGTTCGTGCACAGAGGGGATTGTCGGGAAAGAGATGGCTGCTTGAGGAAGCTCCcatttattaacatttcaaCAAACAAGTTGCATATTTGCATAACGTATTCAAGTGTTACCAGTGTGCGAAATACaggggggtccgggggggcTCGACCCCCCCGATTAACCCATGACCCCCCCCTGAAAGCCTCAAAAGCTAAATTTGAAGGCGGTCTCTTGTCACTAATGGTCACAAAAAAAAATTTAAGCTCACCATGTTCAGTATtcagaaatcaaaacatttattcaCCATTTTTTTGGCCAAGCGGAGCCAGCCAATACTGTGCGCCAAACAGAAACGTTGAGAAGTCAATGGCTAGCAAGCGAAAGCCAACCAGAGTGTATCATTCACACACTTTGGGTTCACATCCAAAAAGGTGGCACTCAAGATGAAGAGGCACCGAATGACAATGCACTTGTTATAAAACAACGTGCATCCAAACAACTTTAGCCAATGCAACCTCTTATGTCAGTGTTGCTTTACAAATACTAGCCTACCATATAGAATAATAGTAGAATACTAGAATAATAGCATATCGGATTATCAAAAatggttaagtgtgtgtgtgtgttgtcatgtaggcTATAGACTGATTGTCGTGGCTGGCATCCATAAAATAGTTACTGTAATGTTATACCTACTGCCAGTAGCGGACTGACCATCGGTAGCgccatgtttattttacataaagctccaaaaacAAATGTTTGCCATGCGCGCGAGCAATTAACTGTAGAACTCcctactagcatcacatcaaacccagaatgtgcatgcattagcagggcaCTTTGGTGCCGTATACGGGGCCGGTTCTgatgggccggtctggatcaaagtccaaggcctatttttactcccagtccgtccctgcctacTGCATATTGAGCAAATTTAGATCGGTATTGCGCAACAATCGAGAGATGGGGACCCCCCCAAATATTGACGGGTATTTCGCACACTGATTGTTACCATTTAGTGCAATAGTAGCTACAGAAcatatactgtgctgtgtaaacTGTACGGTATCACATAGCATTTCAGACACAAACTTTTCAACTTTCAAACTTAAACAGTGCGCTCCTAGCGCACATACCGGCAGTGATCTACAGCAGTGGTTTTCAACCAGTGGTCCTTGAGGGAGTGCTAGGGGTTCCCCAGCAAAATTAGTTAATAGCGTCACAATCATTTAACCACTTAACTTTGGCTATTTTTGACAAACCTTGAAAAAGTGTGCACATCtttgaatatttatatttttttaaagcgaAAATTTACTGATATCTTAGTGGCCGTTAGCTGTAAAAATCCATAGATTAGCCGCACCGTTATATAAGCCGCAGGGTCGAAAAATTGGAAAAAAGGCGCGGCTTATAGTAAATGACGGTACTTGAATGAGGCAGGCACGTACAGTAAATGCACAGGTCATGCACCGACCTGTATTTGCCGGTCCTGACTAGGATACCCTTCATCCCACAGTGTTGGGCTCCTCCAACATCATTGACCAGGTCATCACCAATCATCAAAGCCTTTcagatagagagggaaaggtggagacagagaggtaagAAGAGTcagtagacagagagaaggtggacggtgagagagagtaggtagagagaaagagagcagtggtGAGGTAGAGgtgaagaaagaaaggaaggtagagtgaaaaagagagattacTTATATACTGCTATAagcattttaaatgtattctcTGAATATTTTTTTTCATGCACCTCCTGTGGTTGAATTCCCATGTTGTTCAAAACACTCTGGAAAAACATGGGGGCAGGCTTTCCAATGACCTCAGCTTCTACATCACATGCGTACTGAAAGGAGATAAAAATGTAAAGGGCCAACATTGACATTGCATTGAATTGTGCATGTAGCCTATTTAGGCTGTACAGTAAATAAAGGGCCAACCTCCAATGCCTTCATGTAAACACCAACATCCAATTTCAAGCCATCTGTCTCTTTGTAGTACCTCCTGTTAAACAGGATTAGCATATTAGTCTGGTGTTTGCTGAGGCCAGccatattgttgttgttttagtaAGGGTGTTTTACAATTGTAATAATTCCAAAGAACACTTGTGAGATGCAATAATTATCAGGGAAGGTCTAGAACACGGGTGATTTATTGACTGCTCATTCCAGTTTCCATGTGTCGTTTTCTGCCCAAAAAAACACCTGCCAAAGCAAGCTCGATAACCTAACATCATTCCTATTAGCGCCACCTAGTGGCTCCTGTAGATAATAATTATCACATTCCTcccctcttaaccctcgtgctgccttcgggtcacatgacccaaaggttcataacgaaccatcgttgtgtttacccaattttacccaatacaaaaacaaataaaaataattttcttttaaccttcgcaatgtggggggtctgagacagcccaacggttaaaagaaaatgcttcactttgtttttgtatgcggtaaagttgtcgcaatacgagggtgggtcacaatgactgatgggtcagaacgacccgaagataacacaagggttaagacatcaCTATGGACTTCCCATTTTAACATGTGGTAAAACCATAACCAATAGGACAATATAAAACTCTAAACTAATATAACACATGTCTACGTAATATTGTAGTACCATTGTATCCTGAGTTAACACTAGTAACAACCTCCTAAGGATTTCCTGTCTCAGGGTCTACAATTCAAAGTCTCTTAACCGGCTAGGAAGGTTGCTCTTTCTCTGTGACCGGCGAACCTCAGCTGTGTGCATTTCCAAAGGCGTAGCCAGCCCTTGCTGTTCACGAGCTTGGCTAAAGGTGTCTGACTGTGTTGCTCCTTCCTGAAAAAGAGTTTCTGCTGGAACAGTCTCTGTTTCTGGGCGTTGAACCTCAGACACCGTTGGCTCACTGGAGCTTAGTctgtcctcctcagcctccatTTGCCTCTCCTCTGTACATTCCTGACTCCGGGTAAGTATTTGATCCACATGTCTCCTGACCACTGCACCATTGCCTACCCTGACCTTAAAGGTGACAGGACCAGTCACTGAGTCTATAAATCCTGGGATCCACTTAGGTCCCTGACTAAAGTTTCGGGTAAGGACCAGGTCCCCCTCTGCAAAGCCTCTGTCCTTGGCATGTTTGTCATGGTCCTCTTTTTGCTTGTTTTGTTTACCTTCCACCTTCCTTTTTAGATCTGGATGAACCAAGTCCAGAGTGGAGCGTAGCCTACGACCCACTAACATTTCAGCTGGTGAAAGTCCTGTTGTCGATTGAGGTGTTATTCTGTAGGCAAACAATGCCCTGGACACCCTTGCTGATATACTCCCCCCTGCACTTTTTTTTATCATCTCCTTGAAGGTCTGTACGGCTCGTTCCGCCAATCCATTTGATGAAGGATGATATGGGGCTGAGGTAACATGCACTATCCCGTTATTTCTAAAGAAGTCTTGTGTTTCAGCGCTTACAAAACAAGTTGCATTGTCGCTCACCACCATCTCTGGTATCCCTTGGTTACTAAAACTCTGTCTTAGGCAATCCATAGTAGTGATAGATGAAGCAGAATTCACTGGGTACACATCCATCCATTTTGAATGTGCATCGATGATGATCAAGAACATCTTCCCAAGAAATGGGCCTGCATAATCCATGTGCAATCTCCTCCAGGGCTTCTCGGGAAACTCCCATGGGTGCAGTGGAGCAGCTGCTGGAGCTTTCCTGTGTTCCTGACAGACGGTAcaggtcctaaccagactctcaatCTCTTCATCCATTTATGGCCACCACACATAACTCCTTGCCAATGCTTTCATTCTTGAGACCCCCGGGTGACTCTGATGTAGTTGCTGTAATGTAACTTTACGTGCTGGCTGTGGCAAAACCACTCGTGCTccccacaacacacaaccaTCTTGCGTGCTCAACTCTGTTTTCCTGACTGCGTATGGTGCAAATTcagctccctctgtctgtgctgACCAACCTCTGACCACATGTTCTCTGACCCTAGACAGTACTGGATCTTTACCTGTCCAAGTGCTTACTTGTTCTGATGTCACTAATCCCAGGTCTGTGTCATCAAACATCAGAACTCGGTCCTCTTGAGCTTTGATGCTGGGTGTAAACGGCAACGGAAGACGGCTCAAAGCATCCGCGTTCCCATGGTACTTTCCTGCCTTGTATATGATTTCGTACTCATAACCCCTCAGAGTCACGGCCCATCTCTGGATTCTTGGAGAACCCATCTGTGGCACTGCCTTCATTTCATTAAAAAGAGCCAGTAACGGTTTGTGATCTGTGCATATGGTAAACTTCCTGCCATATATGTATTTGTGGAACCTTTGTACTCCAAACATTACAGCTAACCCCTCTTTCCCTGCATCATAGTGAACCAACACCTCTGATGACTGCATTAGTTCCTTTGAGTGGGTAAATGATGCCTGCTGCTTCTCCCCCCACTGCCATTTTGTCTCCTTTCTCAGTAGTGTGTGAAGAGGAGCTAACACTGTAGACAGGTTTGGCAAAAACCTGTTATAATAGTTGAGTAGTCCCAAATAAGCCTTTAGCTCAGTCACATTAGTAGGAGCTGGTGCATCTTGAATTGCTTGTACCTTGTCGTTCAGGGGATGGATGCCTGTTGCATCCACTCTATGTCCTAAGAACACAGCCTCGTTCCCCATGAAGGTACGCTTACTCCGCTTCAGACGCAAGCCTGCAGTCTCCAACTTCTGCAGCACCTCAGTTAGTGCTCTCAGGTGCTCTTGATCAGTCCTCCCTGTCACCAGGATGTCATCCAGGTAAATGGCCACATGTGGAATTCCTTGGAGAACCCCCTCAATTGTTCTCTGAAAAATAGCAGGGCTGCTAGAGACACCAAAAGGTAAACGTTTATACATAAACAaacccttgtgtgtgtttactgtacagtatgtctttGAGTCCTCGTCCAATGTGATCTGTTGATATGCATGGCTCATATCTAACTTTGTGAACTTCTGTCCTCCTGCAAGAGTTGCAAAAAGGTCTTCTGTTTTGGGGATTGGATATTGCTCTAACTTGGATGCCCTGTTAACTGTTAATTTGTAATCCCCGCAGATTCGTACAGTATTGTCCGGCTTCAACACAGGCACTATGGGTGCGGCCCATTCAGAAAATTTAACTGGTTCTATTATGTCTTCTTTCAAAAGTCTGTCAATCTCTGTCTCCACCTTGGACTTCATAGCATAAGGCACAGGTCTTGGTTTGTAGAATCTTGGTGGTTCCTCCTTGTCTACATATATTTTTGCCGGGGGGCCTTTCAGTGTTCCAAGTTCCTCCTTGAACACATTCTCATGTTTCATTAACGTTTCCTCCAATGTCAACTGCTGTCCCTCCTGTACTTTATTTATTGTTCCCCAGCCCAACTGTAGTTCTTTTATCCATCCCCGACCCAACAGATTTGGTCCAGTGCCTGACAAAACTACTACAGGCAGCTGTGTCAATGTCTCTTTGTGCTTAACTGTCACCTTAACTGCACCCAATGTGTCTACTCTCTCACCTGTATATGTTTTCAAATGTAAAGAGCAAGGCTTTAAGCTAGGAACTTCGACATTGCCCCACAACTTTGAGTACTCTGATCTGTTCATAATAGTAACACTGCATCCCGTATCTACCTCAAACTTCACATCCGACCCATTTACCTTCAAGGTTATTTTGATAGGTGATACTTTCGGGATGTCCTCTGACATGCTATACATTGTAAACATTTCTACTTCTTCCACATCGCTCTGTTCAGCTTCCCTGCTGATGTGATGTGCCCCATACTTGGTTTTCACTTTTCCTTGGTTttgccttccttcctctcttggtTTAGACACTCCGGTAGATGATCTTGCCCTACATGCCCTTTTTATGTGACCTTGTTTACCACATTGATGGCAGCTTTCCTCCCGAAAACGGCACTCATTTGCCATGTGATTTCTTGCACATCTGTAACACCGCCTTATGGACCCCTCTTGTGCTGGTGTATCACTCTGACGCGTGCCAAACTGGAACACACTTCCTTGACCCGTCTCTGTCTTCCCCGTCATATTAGCACTGTCTTCGCTTTTACCTTGTATTTCTCTCACATCCTTGGTAGCAGTCTCCATTGCTTGAGCAAGGACCAATGCCCTTTCAAATGTAAGTCCAGTCTCGGATAACAACTTCAGTTGCATACGGTCATTATTTATACCGCAGACCAACCTATCTCTCAGCATCTCCTTTAAGTTGTCCCCATAATTGCAATCTACGCAGCGCCGCTACATAGTCGCTCACACTTTCATCCCCGCTTCTGTTCCTTGAATTGAACTTAAACCGTTGCACGATTTCGCTCAGCTTCGGGTTGAAATGCGCCTTTAGCAAGTCCACTAGCTCAGCGAATTGCTTCACTCCCGGCCTCACAGGACTAAGCAGATTCCTCATCAGACTGTAGGTTTGACTTCCAACTGAACTCAACAAAATTGCTCTTTTCTTGCCCTCATCATCAATGCCGTTCGCCTCGAAAAAATGGCCCAGCACTTCGCAGTATTCTTCCCAAGACTGTGTCTGATGATCAAAGGTCGATAGTGATCCTACCGTGGCAGCCATGACTCCGCTAACAGCTAGCCAGCGTTAGCCTTCCAGAAACAAGCTCCCATCTGCACTCACAAACGCAAAAACGTTGACGTCTCCCGTCAGCTGTTCACCTCGTCGCCAATGTAATAATTCCAAAGAACACTTGTGAGATGCAATAATTATCAGGGAAGGTCTAGAACACGGGTGATTTATTGACTGCTCATTCCAGTTTCCATGTGTCGTTTTCTGCCCCAAAAAACACCTGCCAAAGCAAGCTCGATAACCTAACATCATTCCTATTAGCGCCACCTAGTGGCTCCTGTAGATAATAATTTGCCTAAGCCACATTATCACAACAATGATACTGCTAAATGTCACCTGATGTTAACATTAATTCAAAGCTCCATCATATTCCTTACCCCCTTCCCAGAGAAAAGAGCAAAGGTTTCTCCAGTCCTATGAGGACCCGAAAAGCACCATTCAAATTCTGGTAGGAGAATTTTTCTGCTGCATCACCTATAACCACACAGTTCGGGTTGGTCTTGTCCAGACTGTCAAACTCTGGGACAACACCTGCAATACACCAAAAATGTGCTCACAATCACGTTGCAAACATAATGCTTTGCTAAATTTGGTAGGTTTGTTATGTAGTACCTTCATGAACCAGCAGATGGGGCCGCAATCCCTGCTCCTTTAACACAGCCACAGCTGCAGGAGCTGGGGAGAACACTTCAGAGACAGAAATGTCAAAACCCATCCTCTGAAGCTTTGCCACAAACTTCTCCCGATGGGCCTGGGTCTCGTTGGTGCAGAAGCGAACCATTAGGTCGGATTCCTTGAGCCTAGTGTGCAACAATATATATGATTAACATAGCGTGACCAtttttgagtttgtgaaaaagagaggggggggggtagtgttggtagtgtattgcatgccgcaccATGACCATGTGAATGCATACAAATGTCACAAATGAATGACAAAAATTACACAAATTACATAGGATATATGATCATCTATTTATTGAACCATAACAAAATTGAAAAGTGcaaatgaaaaacaaatgtttttttgtggCATTTAGTCCAGTGCTTCTGTGGCTTTCAGTGGTTAATGTCTTTAATGTGTCTTGTCCATATATTAAAGCAATAATTATAACAAATAAAACATTCTAAATAATAAATTATTTATAAggccacatattaaaataagaAATTAAGACACTTTTCAGTCCTCCTCATATATTAAAGCAATAATGATAAAAGGCGGCAAGGTGCTCAGTGTTGCCAGATTGGAAATTGGAAAGTATCCTACTAAAGGCTCAAAATGATCGTATTTGGAGGATAATTATCGTGCATCTGGCAACACTGAGAAGGCGGTCGAccaatgacagttctctctatagtcagagctcgcgcaagaaggtggaaagtaagggagataccctttccaaaacttgtaagggcgtaataactagtttgtgaaagacccagagaaacacaaatatccgacgaggcaaaatcctgGACGATTTTGGAATACCTGCTGGACGCATATTTTAGGTCTCGATAAAAGGACATGTCCGGTTAAAAGAGGACTTCTGGTCACCCTAATTAACATAGTATTGTCGAATACAGTGTGACGCTGACAAAAATGCAACTTTAGACCTGTGTCTAAAATGTAAGTTATCTTACCGTTGACCTCAACACTATACCTTTTCACGGCATTAACCGAACCTGAAATTGCCACTCCTCCGTCTTCTCCACTGTCGTATAAAACGCCACACATATCCAAAATAACCCCTTTCAGACTTTTACTGCGGCTTTCGTCCATGGCGAATATATTTAGTAAGACGATAAGCATGCGCACAAGCCGGGGCTcttgggatttgtagttttaatCTAACGTTCTCGTTTTAATTGAAGAAACAGGCTTGTTTGTATGAAAGTTTGACTATTTATTCAAATATaaatgcagggctctcaagttttgaagacaggcaagagt from Osmerus eperlanus chromosome 12, fOsmEpe2.1, whole genome shotgun sequence encodes:
- the lhpp gene encoding phospholysine phosphohistidine inorganic pyrophosphate phosphatase isoform X2, yielding MVRFCTNETQAHREKFVAKLQRMGFDISVSEVFSPAPAAVAVLKEQGLRPHLLVHEGVVPEFDSLDKTNPNCVVIGDAAEKFSYQNLNGAFRVLIGLEKPLLFSLGRGRYYKETDGLKLDVGVYMKALEYACDVEAEVIGKPAPMFFQSVLNNMGIQPQEALMIGDDLVNDVGGAQHCGMKGILVRTGKYRPIDERHPTVMADGYADNLAAVVDMILTQRGH
- the lhpp gene encoding phospholysine phosphohistidine inorganic pyrophosphate phosphatase isoform X1, coding for MDESRSKSLKGVILDMCGVLYDSGEDGGVAISGSVNAVKRLKESDLMVRFCTNETQAHREKFVAKLQRMGFDISVSEVFSPAPAAVAVLKEQGLRPHLLVHEGVVPEFDSLDKTNPNCVVIGDAAEKFSYQNLNGAFRVLIGLEKPLLFSLGRGRYYKETDGLKLDVGVYMKALEYACDVEAEVIGKPAPMFFQSVLNNMGIQPQEALMIGDDLVNDVGGAQHCGMKGILVRTGKYRPIDERHPTVMADGYADNLAAVVDMILTQRGH